The following are from one region of the Nymphaea colorata isolate Beijing-Zhang1983 chromosome 7, ASM883128v2, whole genome shotgun sequence genome:
- the LOC116256962 gene encoding glucan endo-1,3-beta-glucosidase 14: MELSMVGRCILVFCFCACLSSLTGAGATGSVGVNYGRIANDLPSAVKVVELLKSQGISKVKLYDTDPTVLHAFSGSGIKVIVALPNEQLSEVSASSSAAYSWVQKNVAAYLPGTQISAIAVGNEVFVDPHNTTDYLVPAMMNVHTALTKLDLDRDIKISSPIALSALQASYPSSAGAFRGDLVERAVKPMLEFLRQTGSFLMVNAYPFFAYKDNADVISLDYALFRPNPGVVDAGNGLRYTNLFDAQIDAVFAAMSALKYSDLNIMVSETGWPSEGDSGETGASKDNAAAYNGNLVRRVLTGAGTPLRPQAALDVYLFALFNENKKNGPASERNYGLFYPNEEKVYDIPLTPEGLKQHSAEEPPVSGAGGGMTVPVEGPGVVVRSSSPSESLHGQTWCVANERSGKERLQEALDYACGEGGADCSQIQPGSSCFQPDSLLAHASYAFNSYYQRHSRGFGTCDFRGAAYVVTQPPRFGNCVFPTGS; encoded by the exons ATGGAGTTGAGCATGGTTGGTCGCTGCATTTTGGTCTTCTGCTTCTGTGCTTGCTTGTCTTCTCTTACAG GGGCGGGAGCAACTGGTTCGGTGGGAGTGAACTACGGACGGATCGCCAACGACCTGCCCTCGGCAGTGAAGGTGGTGGAGCTCCTCAAGAGCCAGGGCATCAGCAAGGTGAAGCTCTACGACACCGACCCCACCGTGCTGCACGCGTTCAGCGGCAGCGGCATCAAGGTCATCGTCGCTCTCCCCAACGAGCAGCTCTCGGAAGTGTCCGCCTCCTCCTCGGCGGCCTACTCGTGGGTGCAGAAGAACGTGGCGGCCTACCTCCCGGGGACACAGATCTCCGCCATCGCCGTCGGCAATGAGGTGTTCGTCGACCCCCACAACACGACGGACTACCTGGTGCCCGCCATGATGAACGTGCACACCGCGCTCACGAAGCTCGACCTCGACCGCGACATCAAGATCTCATCCCCCATCGCGCTCAGCGCGCTGCAGGCGTCCTACCCTTCGTCTGCCGGCGCGTTTCGCGGCGACCTCGTCGAGCGGGCGGTGAAGCCCATGCTCGAGTTTCTGAGGCAGACCGGGTCCTTCCTCATGGTGAACGCCTACCCCTTCTTCGCCTACAAGGACAATGCGGACGTCATCTCCCTCGACTACGCGCTCTTCCGCCCGAACCCCGGTGTCGTCGACGCGGGCAACGGCCTCCGCTACACGAACCTCTTCGACGCGCAGATCGACGCGGTGTTCGCGGCCATGTCCGCCCTGAAGTACAGCGACCTGAACATAATGGTTTCGGAGACGGGCTGGCCCTCCGAGGGCGACTCCGGCGAGACGGGCGCGAGCAAGGACAACGCGGCGGCCTACAACGGCAACCTCGTGCGCCGCGTGCTCACCGGCGCCGGCACCCCGCTGAGGCCGCAGGCCGCGCTGGACGTCTACCTGTTCGCGCTGTTCAACGAGAACAAGAAGAACGGGCCGGCGTCGGAGAGGAACTACGGTCTCTTCTACCCGAACGAAGAGAAAGTGTACGACATCCCGCTGACGCCGGAGGGGCTGAAGCAGCACTCTGCAGAAGAGCCGCCGGTGAGCGGCGCCGGCGGCGGGATGACGGTGCCGGTGGAGGGGCCGGGGGTGGTGGTGAGGAGCTCGTCGCCGTCGGAGTCGCTGCACGGGCAGACGTGGTGCGTGGCGAACGAGAGGTCCGGGAAGGAGCGGCTGCAGGAGGCGCTGGACTACGCCTGCGGGGAGGGAGGGGCTGACTGCTCCCAGATCCAGCCGGGCTCCAGCTGCTTCCAGCCGGACTCGCTCCTGGCCCACGCGTCCTACGCCTTCAACAGCTACTACCAGCGCCACAGCCGTGGCTTCGGCACCTGCGACTTCAGGGGCGCCGCTTACGTCGTCACTCAGCCTCCCA